Proteins from one Psilocybe cubensis strain MGC-MH-2018 chromosome 11, whole genome shotgun sequence genomic window:
- a CDS encoding Metacaspase-1: MARPPTKLDLASGQELIVPPNGPLPKFYPPPRGIKIIPIYDDERTFPWSHHEYRPQTSERERSRSRSHSRSHRRDRSKSRVVYTDSEYSHSGSYVSSSRTSSHGRGRSPLPSERYREDRYEEPHRGHSRSRYTASEVGAGSLHHHHQNDRNSDFLYNLHHGRRPESVAPSGRSGSTVRGHRYGSRSNSDIPDIRNFLEDVQKYLKILPPAKDFCYSRCTGRKKAVCIGINYVGQKDELRGCANDARNMRKFIMDNYGFQSQDILLIVDDGHANSSLRPTRKEMFNAMRWLVKGAQMHDSLFFHYSGHGGQSPDASGREADGMDEVIYPVDYDSSGDIIDDELHQELVAPLPPGCRLTVTFRGTVLDLPYLHSAHGRLRGLRHVSKRCQKRGVAPGADVISFSACKDDETSADTFSGGVATGAMSHAFVQSLEGNPNQTYEELLQHLRDILIPKYHQKAQLSGTHPIDLNRTFIL, translated from the exons ATGGCCCGGCCTCCCACAAAGCTCGACTTGGCTAGTGGACAAGAACTTATAGT CCCACCCAATGGGCCGCTACCCAA GTTTTATCCTCCACCTAGGGGCATAAAGATCATCCCTATATACGATGACGAACGCACGTTTCCCTGGTCTCATCATGAATATCGTCCTCAAACATCGGAGCGAGAGCGCTCACGTTCACGTTCTCATTCCCGTTCTCACAGACGCGATCGCTCAAAGAGCCGCGTAGTATACACAGATTCTGAGTATAGCCATTCAGGATCATATGTCTCGTCATCAAGAACTTCATCTCACGGACGTGGCCGCTCACCACTCCCGTCTGAGCGGTATCGTGAGGACAGATATGAAGAACCTCACCGTGGGCATTCCAGAAGCCGATATACCGCCTCGGAGGTTGGTGCAGGATCcttgcatcatcatcatcaaaacgATCGCAACTCAGACTTCTTATACAATTTACACCACGGGCGTCGACCAGAGTCGGTCGCCCCCTCAGGAAGATCGGGAAGCACTGTCAGGGGGCACCGTTATGGCTCAAGATCAAATTCTGACATTCCTGATATTCGTAACTTTCTGGAAGACGTACAGAAATACCTCAAGATTCTGCCTCCTGCTAAAGATTTCTGTTATTCAAGGTGTACTGGCAGAAAGAAGGCAGTTTGC ATTGGCATCAACTACGTAGGACAGAAAGATGAACTGAGAGGTTGTGCAAACGATGCCAGGAATATGAGGAAATTTATCATGG ACAATTATGGTTTCCAGTCGCAGGATATTCTACTCATTGTTGACGACGGGCATGCAAATTCATCTTTACGACCGACAAGGAAAGAAATGTTCAATGCCATGCGATGGCTCGTCAAAGGTGCACAAATGCACGATTCATTGTTCTTCCATT ATTCTGGTCATGGAGGCCAGTCTCCTGATGCTTCTGGTAGGGAAGCAGATGGCatggatgaag TTATATATCCTGTTGATTATGATTCCAGTGGAGATATCATTGACGAC GAATTACATCAGGAGTTGGTGgcccctcttcctccaggATGTCGCCTGACTGTAA CCTTCAGAG GAACGGTGCTAG ATCTTCCGTATCTC CACTCAGCACATGGTCGTTTAAGAGGGTTGAGGCATGTAAGTAAGCGCTGCCAGAAACGGGGGGTTGCTCCTGGAGCAGATGTC ATATCGTTTTCTGCCTGCAAAGATGATGAAACAAGCGCGGATACATTCTCAGGAGGTGTTGCAACGGGAGCGATGAGCCAT GCCTTTGTCCAGAGTCTGG AAGGGAACCCTAACCAGACATACGAGGAACTTCTGCAACACCTGCG TGATATCCTGATTCCCAAGTATCACCAAAAGGCCCAACTTTCCGGGACGCATCCTATC GATCTCAATCGAACATTTATCTTATGA
- a CDS encoding 1 carbohydrate esterase — protein sequence MFKRLALSSTFVLLALQAFASEVEVEKRACPNIHVFGARETTAPPGYGTAGVVVNLVLNAHPGATAEAINYPACGGQSSCGGVSYANSAVQGVKAVASAVNSFNSQCPDTQLVLVGYSQGGQIMDDAFCGGGDTNEGLTDTSIPIQASAIKKIAAAIFMGDPRHIPGLSYNVGTCNASGFAPRPAGFQCPNASKIKSYCDAADPYCCNGNDANTHQGYGTEYGQQALAFINSQLTATAGSGGGSSPSSSSSAPSSTSTGNPSGGTAAHYGQCGGIGWTGPTVCASPYTCQVSNAYYSQCL from the exons ATGTTCAAACGCCTGGCTCTCTCCTCCACTTTTGTTCTCCTCGCTCTCCAAGCCTTTGCCTctgaggtcgaggtcgaaaAGCGAGCATGCCCAAACATTCACGTCTTCGGTGCCCGTGAGACCACAGCTCCTCCCGGATACGGAACCGCTGGAGTCGTTGTCAACTTGGTTCTCAATGCTCACCCAGGAGCGACCGCTGAGGCTATTAACTACCCAGCTTGCGGTGGCCAATCGTCGTGCGGAGGTGTCAGCTACGCCAACTCTGCCGTACAAGGTGTTAAAGCTGTTGCATCTGCCGTCAACAGCTTTAACTCCCAATGCCCCGATACCCAGCTTGTTCTTGTCGGGTATTCTCAG GGTGGTCAAATTATGGATGATGCATTCTGCGGTGGAGGTGACACCAACGAGGGTCTGACCGATACTTCAATCCCCATCCAAGCTTCTGCTATCAAAAAGATTGCAGCTGCCATCTTCATGGGTGACCCTCGCCACATTCCAGGCTTGTCCTACAATGTCGGCACATGCAATGCCAGCGGT TTCGCCCCTCGCCCGGCCGGCTTCCAGTGCCCCAACGCAAGCAAAATTAAGTCCTACTGCGATGCTGCCGACCCATACTGCTGCAACGGAAACGACGCCAATACTCACCAAGGCTACGGAACTGAATACGGCCAACAGGCTCTGGCTTTCATCAACTCTCAGCTTACTGCTACTGCAGGCTCAGGTGGAGGCTCATCgccctcatcctcgtcgtctgcTCCTTCCAGCACCTCCACTGGAAACCCCTCTGGCGGAACTGCGGCCCACTACGGACAGTGTGGAGGTATTGGCTGGACAGGACCAACTGTTTGTGCCTCCCCATACACATGTCAAGTATCGAACGCTTAC TACAGCCAGTGCCTGTAA
- a CDS encoding Putative FAD-dependent oxidoreductase LodB, with protein MTVYQVAIIGGGVSGCATALSLCRNLPEVSCLVIDNANPLMFKIGESLPPESGRILQYLDPSLTDSLSRMVSRGEHTVCTGNASAWSSPILEERHAIMNPFGHGLHLNRAAFDELLRNSVRDVGSRKRSASAFTIATFKGVRKGSDGIWNIEIDVDGEKDLVRAEWVIDATGRKASVATKVDSRINSRSPLLAFYGIFISESYEEVQGNDNDRRTLIEAAIDGWWYSSLICHNPCTRIVVFHTLPTHPSAKSSRRSAGFLDQLQASSTHISDIITKWDYRLQKGYPCCTAAGSSTLDRAYNSSQRWAAVGDAAMAFDPLSSQGMMTALEMGTYIGLQLAQRLSKEITDDEFDRNLGETYAQVQAEYEKNRTYYYSIVKRFSEEMFWKNVVGDTATN; from the exons ATGACAGTGTACCAAG TAGCCATCATCGGTGGTGGAGTATCTGGTTGTGCAACTGCTTTGAGTCTGTGTAGAAACCTACCGGAGGTGTCATGTTTAGTCATTGACAACGCCAATCCATTGATGTTCAAG ATAGGAGAGTCTTTACCGCCCGAATCTGGCAGGATTTTGCAGTATCTTGACCCATCGTTGACCGACTCGCTTTCTCGAATGGTTAGTAGAGGAGAACATACTGTGTGCACTGGGAATGCATCAGCATGGTCGTCCCCGATTCTTGAAGAACGACATGCCATTATGAATCCCTTTGGCCACGGTCTACATCTAAATCGCGCAGCTTTTGACGAGCTTCTGCGGAACTCTGTACGGGATGTCGGGTCGCGTAAAAGGTCGGCGTCTGCGTTTACGATAGCGACGTTTAAAGGTGTACGTAAAGGGTCTGATGGCATTTGGAACATTGAAATAGACGTAGATGGAGAAAAAGATCTGGTCAGAGCAGAATGGGTCATAGACGCAACTGGGCGGAAGGCTTCAGTGGCCACTAAG GTCGACAGCCGTATCAACTCGCGTTCACCGTTGCTTGCGTTCTACGGGATCTTTATCTCTGAGAGCTATGAAGAGGTCCAAGGAAATGACAATGATAGACGAACCCTTATTGAAGCCGCCATCGATGGATGGTGGTATAGTTCCCTTATCTGCCACAACCCCTGTACCCGGATTGTTGTTTTCCACACACTGCCAACACACCCATCAGCTAAATCATCTCGACGTTCGGCTGGGTTTCTCGACCAACTTCAAGCGTCTTCGACGCATATCTCCGATATCATCACAAAATGGGACTACCGTTTACAAAAAGGATACCCATGCTGTACTGCAGCCGGATCTTCCACTCTCGACAGAGCTTATAACTCAAGTCAGCGCTGGGCAGCCGTTGGAGACGCAGCAATGGCGTTCGATCCTCTCTCATCGCAAGGAATGATGACAGCGTTGGAAATGGGCACGTACATTGGCCTACAGCTTGCCCAGCGGCTCAGTAAGGAGATTACGGATGACGAATTTGACCGGAACCTGGGAGAGACGTACGCGCAAGTTCAAGCTGAATACGAGAAAAATAGAACCTATTATTACTCCATAGTAAAGCGGTTTTCAGAAGAAATGTTCTGGAAAAATGTTGTCGGCGATACAGCTACCAATTGA
- a CDS encoding putative oxidoreductase YxjF: MSVIRTLMPTKYLQTSGKAALEGKNKVVLIVGASRGIGFNVLKQYANDPDTVIIAASKSIESIRKAVIDLGDTPAIIQCAEIDLTASKKQLVDSIKSLDKQYGPITHLYEVSGISNHLKDSSAWGLDVTSEMINVNVSGTVTSVLTMYELMKSRGYGKICVVGSVAGLYSPANMISYASTKAFINTFSTSLRVLAAPCGVDVVTVQPGFIDTRMTKMMRGQGSTVPGREFASAAGMAKCMKDAVEHGGVGVVSWPVRQSVQMYALKAVNPICEEFGKWASMKLGMSGKKIT, encoded by the exons ATGTCTGTTATACGCACGTTGATGCCTACGAAATACCTTCAGACATCCGGTAAAGCGGCATTGGAAGGAAAAAACAAGGTTGTGTTGATTGTAGGGGCTTCGAGAGGTATCGGGTTCAATGTTTTAAAACAATATGCAAATGATCCGGACACCGTTATCATCGCCGCTTCTAAGTCAATTG AATCGATTCGAAAAGCTGTCATTGACCTAGGCGATACTCCTGCCATTATTCAGTGTGCGGAGATTGATCTGACAGCTTCCAAAAAGCAGCTTGTGGACAGTATAAAATCCCTCGACAAACAATATGGGCCCATTACACATCTGTACGAAGTCAGTGGCATATCTAACCACCTCAAGGACTCTAGCGCGTGGGGACTG GATGTCACTTCAGAGATGATCAATGTGAACGTTTCTGGAACTGTTACCTCTGTCCTCACCATGTACGAGCTCATGAAATCTCGCGGATACGGCAAGATT TGTGTGGTCGGTTCTGTGGCAGGACTTTACAGCCCTGCTAACATGATCTCGTATGCATCCACTAAGGCATTCATCAATACCTTTTCTACCTCCCTTCGCGTTCTGGCGGCTCCATGTGGGGTCGACGTCGTGACCGTTCAACCCGGATTTATCGATACGCGTATGACAAAAATGATGCGCGGCCAGGGAAGTACCGTACCTGGTAGAGAGTTCGCCAGTGCTGCAGGAATGGCCAAATGCATGAAGGATGCTGTTGAACATGGTGGTGTCGGCGTTGTCAGTTGGCCTGTCCGACAGAGCGTGCAAATGTACGCTTTGAAAG CCGTGAACCCTATTTGCGAGGAGTTCGGGAAGTGGGCTTCGATGAAACTGGGGATGTCTGGTAAAAAGATAACATAA
- a CDS encoding FAD-dependent monooxygenase OpS4: MTFDDVRRLRVAVFGAGMGGLTCALSLAHEGFLYIDVYETAPNLGFVGAGIQLAPNMARILDKLGVWKKIESEAVLVKSTSIRQGTTDKELGFVEFDSVKDKYGYAHMVGHRASLAGSLYEGCKAQSAITFHFSTAVSEVNFGGDDRKPSFLATPLVGPAVRVEADIILAADGIKSLTRAAMLKELGSTDHVVDSGQAAYRIMLTREQMKDDPELLELIDADRVTRWIGEKRLLINELADVMGALTRTPTDSELSAILFSVQLKSGIQNRSLPFCDSRSILSPQCCPQPHNLISLINRTNVSQLDLSVPE, encoded by the exons ATGACCTTCGACGACGTCAGACGGTTGAGAGTCGCGGTCTTTGGAGCAG GCATGGGTGGCCTCACTTGTGCCCTCTCGTTAGCACACGAAGGGTTTCTCTATATCGATGTCTACGAAACTGCGCCCAACCTAGGTTTTGTAGGAGCAGGAATTCAACTTGCCCCCAATATGGCACGCATTCTCGATAAACTCGGCGTTTGGAAAAAGATCGAGTCCGAGGCTGTCTTAGTCAAGAGCACGAGCATCAGAC AGGGAACAACCGACAAAGAGCTCGGCTTTGTCGAGTTCGACTCCGTCAAAGATAAATATGGCTACGCTCACATGGTAGGACACCGTGCCTCGCTCGCTGGGAGCCTTTACGAAGGCTGCAAAGCACAATCTGCCATTACCTTTCACTTCTCGACTGCCGTATCTGAAGTGAATTTTGGCGGGGATGACAGGAAGCCATCGTTCTTGGCTACGCCATTAGTAGGTCCAGCCGTGCGAGTCGAGGCTGATATCATATTAGCCGCCGATGGTATCAAGTCGCTCACTCGAGCAGCAATGCTGAAGGAACTTGGTTCGACGGATCATGTGGTGGATTCTGGACAGGCTGCATATCGCATTATGCTGACCCGCGAGCAAATGAAGGATGATCCTGAGCTGTTGGAATTAATAGACGCTGACAGAGTTACTCGGTGGATTGGGGAGAAGCGGCTACTTATTAACGAGCTCGCAGATGTCATGGGTGCGCTCACGCGGACGCCGACGGACTCAGAGCTCAGCGCAATCCTGTTCTCTGTACAACTCAAAAGTGGTATTCAGAATCGGTCTCTTCCCTTTTGCGACTCCCGTTCAATATTGTCTCCACAATGCTGCCCACAACCCCACAACCTCATCTCTCTCATCAACCGGACGAACGTTTCTCAACTCGACCTCAGTGTGCCAGAGTGA
- a CDS encoding Succinate/fumarate mitochondrial transporter yields the protein MYHRRLADKQTGKTSIGNIFIAGLGAGVTEAVAIVTPMEVVKIPLQAQQHSLADPLEAPRYRNAGHAVYTIIREEGISTLYRGVSLTPLRQATNQGANFTAYQEIKKLAHKYQPDLVELPSYQHMMIGLISGAMGPFSNAPIDTIKTRLQKAKATPGQSSFQRIFAIAADMWKMEGVRSFYKGITPACCAWHPGRRSCSRFMNA from the exons ATGTACCATCGTCGGCTTGCCGATAAGCAAACAGGGAAGACGAGTATTGGGAATATCTTCATTG CCGGTCTTGGGGCTGGAGTGACGGAAGCTGTTGCCATCGTGACGCCCATGGAAGTGGTGAAGATTCCTCTGCAAGCTCAACAACATTCATTGGCCGATCCTCTTGAAGCGCCTCGGTACCGTAATGCTGGTCATGCTGTGTACACCATCATTCGTGAGGAAGGAATCTCGACATTGTATCGTGGTGTCTCTTTGACGCCACTGAGACAAGCTACGAATCAGG GTGCCAACTTCACCGCGTaccaagaaatcaagaagctCGCGCATAAGTACCAGCCAGACTTGGTCGAGCTACCATCCTACCAACACATGATGATTGGTCTTATCTCTGGAGCTATGGGTCCGTTCTCAAATGCACCAATAGACACTATCAAAACTC GTCTACAAAAAGCCAAAGCAACTCCAGGCCAATCCTCCTTCCAGCGCATATTCGCGATCGCGGCAGATATGTGGAAGATGGAGGGCGTGCGGTCATTCTACAAGGGCATCACCCCCGCGTGCTGCGCGTGGCACCCGGGCAGGCGATCGTGTTCGCGGTTTATGAACGCGTGA